In one Amaranthus tricolor cultivar Red isolate AtriRed21 chromosome 8, ASM2621246v1, whole genome shotgun sequence genomic region, the following are encoded:
- the LOC130821372 gene encoding tubulin alpha-2 chain-like encodes MRECISIHIGQAGIQVGNACWELYCLEHGIQADGQMPSDTTVGGGDDAFNTFFSETGAGKHVPRAVFVDLEPTVIDEVRTGTYRQLFHPEQLIGGKEDAANNFARGHYTIGKEIVDLCLDRIRKLADNCTGLQGFLVFNAVGGGTGSGLGSLLLERLSVDYGKKSKLGFTIYPSPQISTSVVEPYNSVLSTHSLLEHTDVAVLLDNEAIYDICRRSLDIERPTYTNLNRLISQVISSLTASLRFDGALNVDVNEFQTNLVPYPRIHFMLSSYAPVISAEKAYHEQLSVAEITTSAFEPSSMMAKCDPRHGKYMACCLMYRGDVVPKDVNAAVATIKTKRTIQFVDWCPTGFKCGINYQPPSVVPGGDLAKVQRAVCMISNSTSVAEVFSRIDHKFDLMYAKRAFVHWYVGEGMEEGEFSEAREDLAALEKDYEEVGAEGAEDDDGEDDGEY; translated from the exons ATGAGAGAGTGCATTTCAATCCACATCGGTCAGGCTGGTATTCAGGTCGGAAATGCCTGCTGGGAGCTTTACTGTCTCGAGCATGGTATTCAG GCTGATGGTCAGATGCCTAGTGACACAACTGTTGGAGGAGGAGATGATGCTTTTAACACCTTTTTTAGTGAAACTGGTGCTGGCAAGCATGTCCCTCGTGCTGTTTTTGTTGATCTTGAGCCCACTGTCATTGATGAAGTGAGGACTGGAACTTACCGTCAACTGTTCCACCCAGAGCAGCTTATCGGTGGAAAGGAGGATGCTGCTAACAACTTTGCCCGTGGTCATTACACCA TTGGCAAGGAGATTGTTGACCTCTGCTTGGACCGCATCCGCAAGCTTGCTGACAATTGCACTGGGCTCCAAGGTTTCCTCGTCTTCAATGCTGTTGGTGGGGGAACTGGTTCTGGTCTCGGATCCCTCCTCTTGGAGCGTCTTTCTGTTGACTACGGCAAGAAATCCAAGTTGGGTTTCACCATCTACCCATCTCCCCAAATCTCAACATCAGTTGTTGAACCCTACAACAGTGTCCTTTCCACCCACTCTCTCTTGGAACACACTGATGTTGCTGTCCTCTTAGATAATGAGGCTATCTATGACATTTGCAGGCGCTCACTTGACATCGAGCGTCCCACTTACACCAACCTCAACCGTTTGATTTCTCAG GTGATCTCATCTTTGACTGCATCACTGAGGTTTGACGGTGCTTTGAATGTGGATGTTAATGAGTTCCAAACCAACCTTGTCCCATACCCCAGAATCCACTTTATGCTTTCCTCATATGCTCCTGTAATCTCTGCTGAGAAGGCTTACCATGAACAACTCTCTGTTGCTGAGATCACCACCAGCGCCTTCGAGCCATCTTCTATGATGGCCAAGTGTGACCCACGTCATGGTAAGTACATGGCTTGCTGCCTTATGTACCGTGGTGATGTGGTTCCTAAAGACGTCAATGCTGCTGTGGCCACAATCAAGACCAAGCGTACCATCCAGTTTGTTGACTGGTGCCCAACTGGTTTTAAGTGCGGTATTAACTATCAGCCACCGAGTGTTGTTCCTGGTGGTGACCTAGCCAAGGTTCAAAGGGCTGTTTGCATGATTTCCAACTCCACCAGTGTTGCTGAGGTGTTCTCAAGGATCGACCACAAGTTTGACCTCATGTATGCCAAGAGGGCCTTCGTTCACTGGTATGTGGGCGAGGGTATGGAGGAAGGTGAGTTCTCTGAGGCTCGTGAGGATCTTGCTGCTCTTGAGAAGGACTATGAGGAGGTTGGTGCTGAGGGAGCtgaggatgatgatggtgaaGATGATGGAGAATATTAA
- the LOC130821371 gene encoding EPIDERMAL PATTERNING FACTOR-like protein 2 — MVANMSNPFLLLLSLMSINLFLTTIEGRILLTVTHDNSASHDLTQIGKTEKIMFLRGEMGSKPPRCEGRCKSCGHCEAIQVPIYSTSVSNIDYKPITWKCKCGSSLFNP, encoded by the exons ATGGTTGCCAATATGAGCAACCCCTTTCTCCTCTTACTCTCACTCATGTCAATCAACCTTTTCTTAACCACCATTGAAG GTAGAATACTTCTCACAGTCACACATGATAACTCAGCATCTCATGATCTTACTCAG ATAGGAAAAACAGAGAAGATAATGTTTTTAAGAGGAGAGATGGGATCAAAGCCTCCAAGATGTGAAGGAAGGTGCAAATCTTGTGGGCATTGTGAAGCAATTCAAGTCCCAATCTATTCTACTTCTGTTTCCAACATTGACTATAAACCCATTACTTGGAAATGCAAATGTGGTTCTTCTCTTTTCAATCCTTAA
- the LOC130821373 gene encoding tubulin alpha-2 chain, with amino-acid sequence MRECISIHIGQAGIQVGNACWELYCLEHGIQADGQMPSDTTVGGGDDAFNTFFSETGAGKHVPRAVFVDLEPTVIDEVRTGTYRQLFHPEQLISGKEDAANNFARGHYTIGKEIVDLCLDRIRKLADNCTGLQGFLVFNAVGGGTGSGLGSLLLERLSVDYGKKSKLGFTIYPSPQISTSVVEPYNSVLSTHSLLEHTDVAVLLDNEAIYDICRRSLDIERPTYTNLNRLISQVISSLTASLRFDGALNVDVNEFQTNLVPYPRIHFMLSSYAPVISAEKAYHEQLSVAEITTSAFEPSSMMAKCDPRHGKYMACCLMYRGDVVPKDVNAAVATIKTKRTIQFVDWCPTGFKCGINYQPPSVVPGGDLAKVQRAVCMISNSTSVAEVFSRIDHKFDLMYAKRAFVHWYVGEGMEEGEFSEAREDLAALEKDYEEVGAEGAEDDDGEDDGEY; translated from the exons ATGAGGGAGTGCATTTCAATCCACATCGGTCAAGCTGGTATCCAGGTCGGAAATGCCTGCTGGGAGCTTTACTGTCTCGAGCATGGTATTCAG GCTGATGGCCAGATGCCTAGTGACACAACCGTTGGAGGAGGAGATGATGCCTTCAACACCTTTTTCAGTGAAACTGGTGCTGGCAAGCATGTCCCTCGTGCTGTTTTTGTTGATCTTGAGCCCACTGTCATCGATGAAGTGAGGACTGGAACTTACCGTCAACTGTTCCACCCAGAGCAACTTATCAGTGGAAAGGAGGATGCTGCCAACAACTTTGCCCGTGGTCATTACACCA TTGGCAAGGAGATTGTTGACCTCTGCTTGGACCGCATCCGCAAGCTTGCTGACAACTGCACTGGGCTCCAAGGTTTCCTCGTCTTCAATGCTGTTGGTGGGGGAACTGGTTCTGGTCTCGGATCCCTCCTCTTGGAGCGTCTTTCTGTTGACTACGGGAAGAAATCCAAGTTGGGTTTCACTATCTACCCATCTCCCCAAATCTCAACATCAGTTGTTGAACCCTACAACAGTGTCCTTTCCACCCACTCTCTCTTGGAACACACTGATGTTGCTGTCCTCTTGGATAATGAGGCTATCTATGACATTTGCAGGCGCTCACTTGACATCGAGCGTCCCACTTACACCAACCTCAACCGTTTGATTTCTCAG GTGATCTCATCGTTGACTGCATCACTGAGGTTTGACGGTGCTTTGAATGTGGATGTTAATGAGTTCCAAACCAACCTTGTCCCATACCCCAGAATCCACTTTATGCTTTCCTCATATGCTCCTGTAATCTCTGCTGAGAAGGCTTACCATGAACAACTCTCTGTTGCTGAGATCACCACCAGCGCCTTCGAGCCATCTTCTATGATGGCCAAGTGTGACCCACGTCATGGTAAGTACATGGCTTGCTGCCTTATGTACCGTGGTGATGTGGTTCCTAAAGACGTCAATGCTGCTGTGGCCACAATCAAGACCAAGCGTACCATCCAGTTTGTTGACTGGTGCCCAACTGGTTTTAAGTGCGGTATTAACTATCAGCCACCGAGTGTTGTTCCTGGTGGTGACCTAGCCAAGGTTCAAAGGGCTGTTTGCATGATTTCCAACTCCACCAGTGTTGCTGAGGTATTCTCAAGGATCGACCACAAGTTTGACCTCATGTATGCCAAGAGGGCCTTCGTTCACTGGTATGTGGGCGAGGGTATGGAGGAAGGTGAGTTTTCTGAGGCTCGTGAGGACCTTGCTGCTCTTGAGAAGGACTATGAGGAGGTTGGTGCTGAGGGAGCtgaggatgatgatggtgaaGATGATGGAGAATATTAA